The following are from one region of the Tissierellales bacterium genome:
- the nth gene encoding endonuclease III: IATILSAQCTDVRVNKITKDLFKKYKKPEDYLELTQEELGELIRSCGFYKNKSKHILGTCKILVEEYGGKVPDTREELMKLPGVGRKTANVVLSNAFSVDAIAVDTHVFRVSNRIGLANSDNVLETEKDLMKNIDKKLWSKAHHWLILHGRRICKARRPLCEDCPLTDYCLYYNNK; the protein is encoded by the coding sequence AATAGCAACTATTTTATCAGCTCAATGTACTGATGTAAGAGTTAATAAAATAACTAAGGATTTATTCAAAAAATATAAAAAGCCAGAAGATTATCTAGAACTTACTCAGGAGGAGCTAGGAGAGTTAATAAGGAGTTGTGGCTTTTATAAGAATAAAAGTAAACATATTTTAGGGACATGTAAAATATTAGTAGAAGAATATGGTGGAAAAGTTCCGGATACAAGAGAAGAACTTATGAAATTGCCAGGGGTTGGTAGAAAGACGGCAAATGTAGTTTTAAGTAATGCATTTTCAGTAGATGCTATAGCAGTAGATACTCATGTATTTAGGGTATCTAATAGAATAGGATTAGCTAATAGTGATAATGTTTTAGAGACTGAAAAAGATTTAATGAAAAATATAGACAAAAAACTTTGGTCTAAGGCTCACCATTGGTTAATACTTCATGGTAGAAGGATTTGTAAAGCCAGAAGGCCTTTATGTGAAGATTGTCCATTGACAGAT